From a single Methanobrevibacter sp. genomic region:
- a CDS encoding TldD/PmbA family protein, with amino-acid sequence MIYEIAQEAKKAIENDCDAYEIYIDESKSIELDSRKEELNFAKEEIDCGVGIRVIKDNKIGFAFTSNMDKIAETAKQSIENTKLNKVDENYTFAEIEDVPTVKQVYDKKFNELSLDESIEFLKNTIDTTLDQGCDITGSGFSASEGRSLILNSNGVSIEDEGTGFGIGLSVTMQKDGKIATAYNSQSSRFFDLDGEKLAIEVCNLAKSSLDTKPVETNDYDVVLDYYAATGLLQTFMSAFNGENVMRGRSILKDKMGSEIANPNLTIIDNPLLEKGMYTSKCDGEGSVSQKTDLIKDGTLNSFIYDIYTANKAGVETTSNGLRGSYLTTPMISPTNLEFKFKDMKELSEIKKGVLTTSVLGAHTANPISGDFSVEASNAFKIENGELTDPINKAMISGNIFEIMKKVEGLQSEIKQYGSFIIPKLLVHDLRVVGQN; translated from the coding sequence ATGATATATGAAATAGCACAAGAAGCAAAAAAAGCAATAGAAAATGATTGCGATGCTTATGAGATATACATTGATGAATCAAAATCCATAGAACTTGACTCCAGAAAAGAGGAATTGAATTTTGCAAAAGAGGAAATTGATTGTGGAGTTGGGATCAGAGTAATTAAAGATAACAAAATTGGTTTTGCATTCACTTCAAACATGGATAAAATAGCTGAAACTGCAAAACAATCAATTGAAAACACTAAACTTAACAAAGTTGATGAAAATTATACATTTGCAGAAATTGAAGATGTCCCAACTGTTAAACAGGTATATGACAAAAAGTTTAATGAATTGAGTCTTGATGAATCTATTGAATTTTTAAAGAATACAATAGACACAACACTTGATCAAGGATGTGACATAACCGGATCAGGATTTTCAGCAAGTGAAGGAAGATCACTTATTCTAAATTCAAACGGAGTTTCAATTGAAGATGAAGGCACTGGGTTTGGCATTGGTTTATCTGTAACTATGCAAAAAGACGGTAAAATCGCAACAGCATACAATTCACAATCCTCAAGATTCTTTGATTTGGATGGTGAAAAATTAGCGATTGAAGTATGTAATCTTGCTAAAAGTTCACTTGACACCAAACCTGTTGAAACAAATGATTATGATGTAGTTCTTGATTATTATGCTGCAACTGGTCTTTTACAGACTTTCATGAGTGCATTCAATGGAGAAAATGTTATGAGAGGAAGATCCATTTTGAAAGATAAAATGGGCTCAGAAATAGCAAATCCTAACTTAACAATTATCGACAATCCACTTTTGGAAAAAGGAATGTACACCTCAAAATGTGACGGAGAAGGTAGTGTAAGTCAAAAAACTGATTTAATTAAAGATGGAACATTAAACTCATTCATTTATGATATTTATACTGCAAATAAAGCAGGAGTTGAAACAACTTCAAACGGACTTAGAGGTTCTTATTTAACAACACCCATGATTTCGCCTACAAACCTTGAATTTAAATTTAAAGACATGAAAGAACTGTCTGAAATCAAAAAAGGTGTTTTGACAACCAGTGTTTTAGGAGCACACACTGCAAATCCTATTTCTGGAGATTTCTCAGTTGAAGCAAGTAATGCATTCAAAATAGAAAATGGTGAATTAACTGATCCTATAAATAAAGCTATGATTTCAGGAAATATATTTGAAATTATGAAAAAAGTAGAAGGCCTGCAATCCGAAATAAAACAATACGGATCATTCATTATTCCTAAATTGTTAGTTCACGATTTAAGAGTTGTCGGACAGAACTAA
- a CDS encoding molybdopterin-binding protein codes for MGTEFLKIKECDEATDIIQNLFNEKLTQESEEILVTEAYGRILFEDVYSRMDFPPFNKALKDGFAILAEDSFGASEENPKTLEVVDFLEAGATTDKKVEKGKCIEISTGAAMPEGAESVVMVEYAEKLDGEVNLLTTATPSQDVARKGSDIEEGKLILKKGDFLNPGKIGVLLSQGFETIEVYKKPSLGVISSGNEITLQGEELSYGKIYDVNGGMIKNAAISCGADAHFLGIMRDNYDEVKQKLTDVLKEVDIVLCSGGTSAGLGDVLNSVLEELGEVYIHGISVQPGKPTIVGVIEDKLVIGLPGNPVSALMIFNAFVAEPLTKLAGIDKDFELDTVKGKMTRRIHSPVGRMQYQLVKVDGEDIHPIFKDSGAIFSLSTADGYVKVPKSVELLDEGEEVEVYLFN; via the coding sequence ATGGGAACTGAATTTTTAAAAATTAAAGAATGTGATGAAGCTACTGATATTATTCAAAATTTATTCAATGAAAAATTAACTCAAGAAAGTGAAGAAATTCTTGTTACAGAAGCATATGGAAGAATTTTATTTGAGGATGTTTATTCAAGAATGGATTTTCCTCCATTCAACAAGGCTTTAAAAGATGGATTTGCAATACTTGCTGAAGACAGTTTTGGGGCATCAGAAGAAAATCCTAAAACCTTGGAAGTTGTTGACTTTCTAGAAGCAGGTGCAACAACTGATAAGAAAGTGGAAAAAGGAAAATGTATTGAAATCAGTACTGGTGCTGCAATGCCTGAAGGGGCGGAATCTGTTGTAATGGTGGAGTATGCTGAAAAATTGGATGGTGAAGTTAATTTACTGACTACTGCTACTCCTTCACAGGATGTTGCTCGTAAAGGATCAGATATTGAAGAAGGTAAGTTAATTCTTAAAAAAGGAGATTTCCTAAATCCTGGTAAAATTGGAGTATTGCTTTCACAAGGTTTTGAAACTATTGAAGTTTATAAAAAACCTAGTTTGGGAGTAATTTCCTCTGGAAATGAGATCACTCTTCAAGGAGAGGAATTAAGTTATGGTAAAATCTATGATGTCAATGGTGGTATGATTAAGAACGCAGCTATTTCCTGTGGTGCGGATGCTCATTTTTTAGGCATTATGAGAGATAACTATGATGAAGTTAAACAAAAATTAACTGATGTTTTAAAAGAAGTGGATATTGTACTTTGTTCTGGTGGAACCTCTGCTGGTCTTGGAGATGTTTTAAACAGTGTTTTAGAAGAATTGGGTGAAGTTTACATTCATGGTATTTCAGTTCAGCCAGGTAAACCTACTATTGTTGGTGTAATTGAAGATAAATTGGTTATTGGTCTTCCTGGAAATCCTGTTTCCGCTTTAATGATATTCAATGCATTTGTTGCAGAACCATTGACTAAATTAGCGGGTATTGATAAGGACTTTGAACTTGATACTGTTAAAGGTAAAATGACTAGAAGGATACACTCTCCTGTTGGAAGAATGCAATATCAGCTTGTTAAAGTGGATGGTGAAGATATTCATCCGATCTTCAAAGATTCTGGAGCAATTTTTTCACTTTCAACAGCAGATGGTTATGTTAAAGTTCCAAAATCTGTTGAACTTTTAGATGAAGGCGAAGAAGTCGAAGTTTATTTATTTAATTAA
- a CDS encoding GyrI-like domain-containing protein, producing MESEVKVIPEQKLAVINCKTPITDLEIFLSMLMGWIDAEDIKTDGEPFIVYFSPRHQVNEGDAVYDVSIPIKEDANETDRIRVVDMISNKVLSGRHYGPVDNIMETYEKLVDIAQENHYDIIGSPKEVLVKNVHNCDNEKDYITEIQLPIIEM from the coding sequence ATGGAAAGTGAAGTTAAAGTAATTCCAGAACAAAAATTAGCTGTTATTAATTGTAAAACTCCAATTACTGATTTAGAAATTTTCCTTTCAATGTTAATGGGTTGGATTGATGCAGAAGATATTAAAACTGATGGTGAACCATTCATTGTCTACTTCTCACCAAGACATCAAGTCAATGAAGGCGATGCAGTATATGATGTAAGTATTCCAATTAAAGAGGATGCTAATGAAACTGATAGGATTCGTGTTGTTGACATGATTTCCAACAAAGTTTTATCTGGCCGTCATTATGGTCCTGTTGACAATATCATGGAAACATATGAAAAGTTGGTTGATATTGCTCAAGAAAATCATTATGATATTATTGGATCACCTAAAGAAGTTTTAGTTAAAAATGTCCACAATTGTGACAATGAAAAAGATTATATTACTGAGATTCAATTACCAATTATCGAAATGTAG
- a CDS encoding phosphoglycolate phosphatase codes for MTIEAIAVDIDGTITDEKRQICISAIEALRKAEAKGIPTIIVTGNVVNYAYATEVLIGCSGGLVAENGGVVFKEGENNNAVETLVERGFVTSAEEHLKDKLGDNFDKHASHDNMYRLTETVFYKTLAREELEDALKDFKYLDQLEIYDSGFALHITDKRINKGTSLKYLCERNGINMENVMAIGDSQNDEDFLKEAGYKIAVGNAEDKLKEISTYTCENMFGDGVAEAIEKFAL; via the coding sequence ATGACAATTGAAGCAATTGCAGTAGATATTGACGGAACAATTACTGATGAAAAAAGACAAATCTGCATCTCTGCTATTGAAGCATTAAGAAAAGCAGAAGCGAAAGGAATCCCAACAATTATCGTAACAGGAAATGTTGTAAACTACGCTTATGCAACTGAAGTCTTGATTGGTTGTAGTGGTGGACTTGTAGCGGAAAACGGCGGCGTTGTCTTCAAAGAAGGGGAAAACAATAATGCTGTTGAAACATTAGTAGAAAGAGGATTTGTAACCTCTGCTGAAGAACACCTAAAAGACAAATTAGGTGATAACTTCGATAAACATGCATCTCACGACAATATGTACAGATTAACAGAAACTGTATTTTATAAAACACTTGCTCGTGAAGAGTTAGAAGATGCATTAAAAGATTTTAAATATTTGGACCAACTCGAAATTTATGACAGTGGTTTTGCATTGCACATTACCGACAAACGTATCAATAAAGGAACTTCACTCAAATATCTATGTGAAAGAAATGGAATAAACATGGAAAACGTTATGGCCATTGGAGATAGTCAAAATGATGAAGATTTCTTGAAAGAAGCAGGATACAAAATAGCTGTTGGAAATGCAGAAGATAAGTTAAAAGAAATAAGTACCTACACCTGTGAAAACATGTTTGGTGATGGAGTAGCAGAAGCTATTGAAAAATTTGCATTATAG